The Takifugu rubripes chromosome 7, fTakRub1.2, whole genome shotgun sequence genome has a segment encoding these proteins:
- the lyplal1 gene encoding lysophospholipase-like protein 1 isoform X2: MAAVRRLQLCAVSPAGTHSASVIFLHGSGDTGQGLRSWVRDILTPDLAFSHIRVIYPTAPVRPYTPMRGALSTVWFDRYKISRDCPEHLESIDTMCSSLGAVIQEEVKAGIPTHRIIIGGFSMGGAMALHLACRYHPDVAGVFALSSFLNKDSAAFQATEDRFHRGLPLPELFQCHGSTDELVLPAWGEETSALLRKAGMSTLFYSFPGLSHQLSPPGMEMLRSWILQKLPPAGPS, from the exons ATGGCCGCTGTGAGGAGGTTGCAGCTTTGTGCGGTCAGTCCTGCTGGGACACACTCGGCCTCGGTGATCTTCCTGCACGGCTCAG GAGATACAGGACAGGGACTGAGGTCCTGGGTTCGAGACatcctgacccctgacctggcCTTCAGCCACATCAGAGTAATTTACCCCACAGCTCCAGTAAG GCCGTACACACCGATGAGAGGGGCTCTGTCCACCGTCTGGTTTGACCGCTACAAGATCTCAAGGGACTGTCCCGAACACCTGGAGTCAATCGACACGATGTGCAGCAGCTTAGGGGCTGTTATTCAGGAGGAGGTCAAGGCTGGCATCCCCACACACAGGATCATCATTG GGGGGTTCTCCATGGGTGGAGCCATGGCCCTCCACCTGGCGTGTCGCTACCACCCTGATGTAGCTGGAGTTTTTGCACTTTCAAGCTTTCTAAACAAGGACTCAGCGGCGTTTCAG gCTACTGAAGACAGGTTCCACAGAGGCCTCCCACTCCCTGAGCTGTTCCAGTGCCACGGCTCCACTGATGAGTTGGTGCTTCCTGCGTGGGGGGAGGAGACGTCAGCGCTGCTGAGGAAGGCTGGCATGAGCACCCTTTTCTACTCTTTCCCAGGACTGTCACACCAGCTGTCCCCCCCAGGGATGGAGATGCTGAGGAGCTGGATTCTTCAGAAGCTTCCTCCTGCGGGCCCATCCTGA
- the lyplal1 gene encoding lysophospholipase-like protein 1 isoform X1 — protein sequence MAAVRRLQLCAVSPAGTHSASVIFLHGSGDTGQGLRSWVRDILTPDLAFSHIRVIYPTAPVRPYTPMRGALSTVWFDRYKISRDCPEHLESIDTMCSSLGAVIQEEVKAGIPTHRIIIGGFSMGGAMALHLACRYHPDVAGVFALSSFLNKDSAAFQVTNYNVCVKSASKVFEVLPLCCVCVCVCVFKATEDRFHRGLPLPELFQCHGSTDELVLPAWGEETSALLRKAGMSTLFYSFPGLSHQLSPPGMEMLRSWILQKLPPAGPS from the exons ATGGCCGCTGTGAGGAGGTTGCAGCTTTGTGCGGTCAGTCCTGCTGGGACACACTCGGCCTCGGTGATCTTCCTGCACGGCTCAG GAGATACAGGACAGGGACTGAGGTCCTGGGTTCGAGACatcctgacccctgacctggcCTTCAGCCACATCAGAGTAATTTACCCCACAGCTCCAGTAAG GCCGTACACACCGATGAGAGGGGCTCTGTCCACCGTCTGGTTTGACCGCTACAAGATCTCAAGGGACTGTCCCGAACACCTGGAGTCAATCGACACGATGTGCAGCAGCTTAGGGGCTGTTATTCAGGAGGAGGTCAAGGCTGGCATCCCCACACACAGGATCATCATTG GGGGGTTCTCCATGGGTGGAGCCATGGCCCTCCACCTGGCGTGTCGCTACCACCCTGATGTAGCTGGAGTTTTTGCACTTTCAAGCTTTCTAAACAAGGACTCAGCGGCGTTTCAGGTAACCAACTACAACGTGTGTGTCAAATCTGCCTCCAAAGTATTTGAGGTTTTAccactgtgctgtgtgtgtgtgtgtgtgtgtgttttcaaggCTACTGAAGACAGGTTCCACAGAGGCCTCCCACTCCCTGAGCTGTTCCAGTGCCACGGCTCCACTGATGAGTTGGTGCTTCCTGCGTGGGGGGAGGAGACGTCAGCGCTGCTGAGGAAGGCTGGCATGAGCACCCTTTTCTACTCTTTCCCAGGACTGTCACACCAGCTGTCCCCCCCAGGGATGGAGATGCTGAGGAGCTGGATTCTTCAGAAGCTTCCTCCTGCGGGCCCATCCTGA